In Spirobacillus cienkowskii, a genomic segment contains:
- a CDS encoding ABC transporter permease, whose protein sequence is MSATLSIAQRDFKGFFGTPLGWIAACIIFLISGVVFFIVVRILLDRGQSIDPVSDIISQVLGFLNYINIFIIPAFTMKAMSEDLNNGTYRLQSAAPISTWEIVAGKFLGVTFYFSVITLLMLIYPLFTYVFTEPDLKVLATGWLGLILNTATIISIGLFIGSLTKNPVLSYLGSAFFIIAFIISGFIPGVPDWYRKSINLLDLSNDFSKGILKTGSVATYIAIVLVFLFLCRFVMEIKKWRI, encoded by the coding sequence ATGAGTGCAACATTATCAATTGCGCAAAGAGACTTTAAAGGATTTTTTGGTACGCCTTTAGGTTGGATAGCTGCATGTATTATATTTTTAATATCTGGTGTTGTTTTTTTTATAGTTGTAAGAATATTGCTTGATAGAGGGCAGTCTATTGATCCTGTATCCGATATTATTTCGCAAGTTTTAGGATTTTTAAATTATATTAATATTTTTATTATTCCTGCTTTTACAATGAAAGCAATGAGTGAAGATTTAAATAACGGTACCTATAGATTACAATCTGCAGCTCCAATTTCTACTTGGGAAATAGTTGCTGGAAAGTTTTTGGGAGTTACTTTTTATTTTTCTGTTATTACCTTACTGATGTTAATTTATCCCCTTTTTACATATGTGTTTACTGAGCCAGATTTAAAAGTGTTGGCCACAGGTTGGTTAGGGTTAATTTTAAATACAGCTACTATAATTTCAATTGGATTATTTATAGGTTCTTTAACAAAAAATCCTGTATTAAGTTATTTGGGTTCTGCGTTTTTTATTATTGCGTTTATTATTTCTGGATTTATTCCTGGTGTTCCAGATTGGTATAGAAAAAGTATTAACTTATTAGATTTAAGTAATGATTTTTCTAAAGGAATTCTTAAAACTGGTTCCGTCGCAACTTATATTGCAATTGTATTAGTGTTTCTTTTTCTGTGTCGATTTGTGATGGAAATTAAGAAGTGGAGAATATAA
- a CDS encoding ABC transporter ATP-binding protein yields MIEVSELVKLFGERKVLHSLNFSVGTGRICGFLGPNGSGKSTTMDILAGLLGPSSGSAKICGFDVVTQTKDVKANVGYLPDNPPLYKEMRVHEFVDYVAKLRGLNSSARKNDVDWVIHECDVADVVNRVIGNLSKGYRQRVALCAALVHKPKVLILDEPTEGLDPNQILHIRQLIKKLANDRTVILSSHILSEVQATCDEVVIINHGHIAAKTSIKNDKTKPLYYLYTFASKSEKALNWFQQRNYVRSAKPLAQKNNSILVEFGSEFWSENNGENIANVTEQIVQENFPLIGIEEKKEGLEELFFDVIRSQPGNHQIQISSLGELV; encoded by the coding sequence ATGATTGAAGTGAGTGAGCTTGTAAAGCTTTTTGGCGAACGAAAAGTTTTGCATAGTTTAAATTTTTCTGTTGGAACGGGGCGAATATGTGGATTTTTAGGACCTAATGGCTCTGGGAAATCAACCACAATGGATATTTTAGCAGGTTTGCTTGGACCAAGTTCGGGAAGTGCAAAAATTTGCGGCTTTGATGTTGTTACACAAACAAAAGATGTCAAAGCAAATGTAGGTTATTTACCTGACAATCCCCCATTATATAAAGAAATGAGGGTTCATGAATTTGTCGATTATGTTGCAAAGCTTCGTGGCCTTAATTCAAGTGCTCGTAAAAACGATGTTGATTGGGTTATTCATGAATGCGATGTTGCAGATGTGGTAAATAGAGTTATTGGCAATTTGTCTAAAGGATACAGGCAGCGTGTGGCATTGTGTGCCGCACTTGTGCATAAACCCAAGGTTTTAATTTTGGATGAACCGACAGAAGGTCTTGATCCAAATCAAATTTTGCATATTCGTCAATTAATTAAAAAATTAGCAAACGATAGAACAGTGATTTTAAGTTCGCATATTTTATCAGAGGTTCAAGCAACTTGTGATGAAGTTGTAATTATAAACCATGGCCATATTGCAGCTAAAACATCAATTAAAAATGACAAAACTAAACCTTTATATTACTTATATACTTTTGCATCAAAATCCGAAAAAGCATTAAATTGGTTTCAACAAAGAAATTATGTACGTTCAGCAAAACCACTAGCGCAAAAAAACAATTCTATATTAGTTGAGTTTGGTAGTGAATTTTGGAGCGAAAATAATGGCGAAAATATTGCTAATGTAACAGAACAAATTGTTCAAGAAAATTTTCCTTTAATTGGAATTGAAGAAAAAAAAGAAGGTCTTGAAGAATTGTTTTTTGATGTAATTCGTTCGCAGCCAGGAAATCATCAAATACAAATTTCGTCGCTAGGAGAATTAGTATGA
- a CDS encoding response regulator, with product MRKKKFGNQTFAKKVAELNRKAMAHEHVVNLEAYRAISRGPESKTILIVDDEPVVRNAIKRIFEKDNYRVITAKDAMELSKIIENTKLDLILLDIQLPWVDGYELCSLLKSHPLLKNLPVAFISGNKTEEDIRKGFDAGCDDYITKPFEVEEIQKIVSKLLFMSS from the coding sequence ATGCGCAAAAAAAAATTTGGCAATCAAACTTTTGCAAAAAAAGTTGCAGAGCTTAATCGCAAAGCGATGGCTCACGAACATGTTGTTAACTTAGAGGCTTATCGCGCAATATCAAGAGGACCAGAGTCTAAAACAATTCTTATTGTTGACGATGAACCCGTTGTTCGCAATGCGATTAAAAGAATTTTTGAAAAAGATAATTATCGTGTCATTACAGCAAAAGATGCAATGGAACTTTCAAAAATTATTGAAAACACCAAGCTTGATTTAATTCTACTTGATATTCAATTACCCTGGGTTGACGGCTATGAACTTTGCTCATTATTAAAATCGCATCCTCTACTTAAAAATTTGCCCGTAGCATTTATATCAGGTAATAAAACAGAAGAGGATATTAGAAAAGGTTTTGATGCAGGATGCGATGATTACATTACAAAACCCTTTGAAGTTGAAGAAATTCAAAAAATAGTGAGTAAGTTATTATTTATGTCGAGTTAG
- a CDS encoding aspartate kinase encodes MSLNNRSIVLKFGGASVSSPEAFSSIANIILTRRQQYKKVVVVVSAMGNTTDDLIALAHKVNPNPPRRELDMLISVGERISIALLAMALAAKGTEAISFTGSQSGIITTNNHSNAKIINVKPHRLRPHLENGKIIIVAGFQGMSTEGEITTLGRGGSDTTAVALAVSLEAEKVEFFKDVLGIYDCDPKVYSNARLLPELNYQEAFEIMNAGAKVLHSRCVRLAEKNSLPLKVIPFSRFQEENLGTIIQDTVKLKNNISYEDEF; translated from the coding sequence ATGAGTCTTAATAATCGGAGTATTGTTTTAAAGTTTGGCGGAGCTTCTGTCAGTTCTCCCGAAGCATTTTCTTCTATTGCAAATATTATTTTAACAAGAAGACAACAATACAAAAAAGTCGTTGTTGTTGTGAGTGCAATGGGAAACACAACAGACGATCTGATTGCTCTCGCACATAAGGTAAACCCCAATCCTCCGCGTCGCGAACTGGATATGTTAATTTCTGTTGGAGAGAGAATCAGTATTGCTTTACTAGCAATGGCACTGGCTGCTAAAGGAACAGAAGCAATTAGCTTTACCGGCAGTCAATCTGGCATCATAACGACAAATAATCACTCCAACGCCAAAATCATTAATGTCAAACCACATAGACTACGACCTCATTTAGAAAATGGTAAAATAATTATTGTCGCTGGATTTCAAGGCATGAGCACCGAGGGAGAAATTACCACTCTTGGCAGAGGAGGTTCCGACACCACTGCAGTTGCGCTAGCTGTTTCTTTAGAAGCCGAAAAGGTTGAGTTTTTTAAAGATGTACTTGGAATATACGATTGCGATCCAAAAGTTTACTCCAATGCACGCTTATTGCCTGAACTCAATTACCAAGAGGCTTTTGAAATTATGAATGCAGGAGCAAAAGTTTTACATTCTCGATGTGTTAGATTGGCAGAAAAAAACTCTTTGCCCTTAAAAGTCATTCCCTTTTCACGATTTCAAGAAGAAAACCTTGGCACAATTATCCAAGACACGGTAAAATTAAAAAATAATATTAGTTACGAAGATGAATTTTAA
- a CDS encoding NAD(P)H-binding protein: MKNVVLVGASGLLGSHVLALLTKNPDLKITCLVRNQNLEKTTDNVNEVIFDFDNFNEYKKIGCEIPCDMFFCCIGTTLKKAKNFEAFIKVDKDYPINFIENIKKNSPNTLFIFISSIGVSNPTGYYLTAKCEVEKSLTKSLLPYIIVRPSILLGKRKNIRIAETIGAFFLKKVDAITKKFNISDSFSFSKYAPIEANKLAETMVHHALNFDKASPGIILEGDSLTL; encoded by the coding sequence ATGAAAAACGTTGTACTGGTTGGCGCTAGCGGTCTCCTTGGAAGTCATGTTCTTGCTTTGTTAACCAAAAATCCTGATTTAAAAATAACATGCCTTGTTAGAAATCAAAATCTTGAAAAAACAACAGACAATGTAAACGAAGTGATTTTTGATTTTGATAATTTTAATGAGTACAAAAAAATTGGCTGTGAAATTCCATGCGACATGTTTTTTTGTTGTATTGGAACAACTTTAAAAAAGGCAAAAAATTTTGAGGCTTTTATAAAAGTTGATAAAGATTATCCAATAAACTTTATAGAAAATATAAAAAAAAATTCTCCAAATACTTTATTTATTTTTATTTCAAGCATTGGCGTTTCTAACCCTACAGGTTATTATTTAACTGCAAAATGTGAAGTTGAAAAATCATTAACAAAAAGCTTGTTACCATATATTATTGTAAGACCAAGCATCCTTTTAGGTAAAAGAAAAAACATTAGAATTGCAGAAACCATTGGTGCATTTTTTCTCAAAAAAGTAGATGCTATTACAAAAAAATTTAATATTAGCGATAGTTTTTCATTTAGCAAATATGCACCTATTGAAGCGAATAAATTAGCAGAAACAATGGTTCATCATGCGCTAAATTTTGATAAAGCCTCCCCTGGGATAATCTTAGAAGGCGACAGCCTAACTTTATAA
- the tyrS gene encoding tyrosine--tRNA ligase, with the protein MTVKSSLIKTLRDRGLIAQISHEEELEQLFLKGNKNAKGERYAVYCGFDPTAASLHVGNLSALMMLRRAQDEGLQPIVLFGGATGLIGDPTGRSEMRPMNTKEQISQYIENFKNLVNRYFNHECPNPPIFVNNIDWIGGMSWIDFSRNVGVHFTVARLLSAEVNKTRFQEGGLTFMELGYQLLQSYDFLHLYQKYNCILQFGGDDQWSNILSGADLIRRVQGGKAFALTTPLLVGSDGKKFGKTAGNAVWLDPKMTSSYDFFQFFRNVHDADVQKMFYVFTLKTQEEIEEILKNSQINAIKELMAFEITKIVHGEHEAIKALEAAKTLFSGQTGDLSHAPSTILTKHDVQEGVDILSLLIKCELSTSRGEARKLIQGNGLTFNGNKLNDFNYKIKEEDFHTEQNAIVLRKGKKDYHLVKLN; encoded by the coding sequence ATGACCGTAAAAAGTTCTCTAATTAAAACGCTACGCGATCGAGGGCTCATTGCTCAAATTAGCCATGAAGAAGAATTAGAACAACTTTTTTTAAAAGGAAATAAAAATGCAAAAGGAGAAAGGTATGCAGTTTACTGCGGCTTTGACCCCACAGCAGCGAGTCTTCATGTTGGCAACTTGTCTGCATTAATGATGTTGCGCCGCGCGCAAGATGAAGGTTTGCAACCCATTGTTTTATTTGGAGGCGCGACAGGACTCATTGGAGACCCTACAGGTCGAAGCGAAATGCGCCCAATGAATACCAAAGAACAAATCTCTCAATACATCGAAAATTTTAAAAACTTAGTAAACCGGTACTTTAATCATGAATGCCCCAATCCTCCAATTTTTGTAAATAATATCGATTGGATAGGAGGCATGAGCTGGATAGATTTTTCCCGTAATGTAGGTGTTCACTTTACTGTTGCGCGTCTTCTTTCTGCCGAAGTGAATAAAACTCGATTTCAAGAAGGCGGACTCACCTTCATGGAACTTGGCTATCAATTATTACAATCTTATGATTTTTTACATTTATATCAAAAATACAATTGTATTTTACAGTTTGGTGGCGATGACCAATGGTCTAATATTTTATCTGGCGCCGATCTGATCCGAAGGGTTCAGGGAGGCAAAGCATTTGCACTCACAACACCACTTTTGGTTGGCAGTGATGGTAAAAAATTTGGTAAAACCGCAGGAAATGCCGTTTGGCTTGATCCTAAAATGACCTCTTCTTACGACTTTTTTCAATTTTTTAGAAACGTTCATGACGCTGATGTTCAAAAAATGTTTTATGTTTTTACTTTAAAAACGCAAGAAGAAATTGAAGAAATTCTTAAAAATTCACAGATAAATGCGATTAAAGAACTAATGGCATTTGAAATTACTAAAATCGTTCATGGTGAACATGAGGCCATTAAAGCTCTTGAAGCAGCAAAAACATTGTTTTCTGGACAAACAGGAGATCTCTCACACGCTCCTTCAACAATTTTAACAAAACATGATGTGCAAGAAGGCGTCGATATTCTTTCACTTTTAATCAAATGTGAATTATCAACGAGTCGAGGCGAAGCAAGAAAATTAATTCAAGGAAATGGACTCACATTTAACGGTAATAAACTGAATGACTTTAATTATAAAATCAAAGAAGAAGATTTTCATACAGAACAAAACGCGATAGTTTTGCGAAAAGGTAAAAAAGATTATCATCTTGTTAAGTTAAATTAA